The Pandoraea vervacti DNA window CGGGCACGCCGATTCTTGTCGATGGCGTGCTGACGCGTACCGTCGGCCGCGTATCGATGGACATGCTGTCCGTGGATCTTACGCCCGTGCCGCAGGCGCGCGTGGGCACGCCTGTGACGCTGTGGGGCCGGGGACTTTGCATCGACGACGTCGCGGCATCGGCGGGCACGCTCGGGTATGAGCTGATGTGTGCCGTGGCACGTCGCGTGCCGGTTCACGCCTTCTGAGTGTCACGACAGGAACTGCTGCATGGCTAAAGCCAAGACCGTCTATATCTGTACCGAGTGTGGCGGGCAGACGCCCAAGTGGGCGGGACAATGCCCGAACTGCAACGGGTGGAATACGCTCGTCGAGTCTGTTGCGGAGACGTCCACGGGGCATCGCTATCAGGCGTTGGCCAAGAGCACGCCAGTGCGCAAGCTCGCCGAGATCGAGGCGTCTGACGTGCCGCGTTTTTCCAGCGGGGTCGGCGAGTTCGATCGTGTCCTGGGCGGTGGTCTCGTGGCGGGCGGCGTGGTGCTGATCGGGGGCGATCCCGGTATCGGCAAATCGACGCTGCTGCTCCAGTCGCTCGCCCATCTGGCGCGTGAGCGGCGAGCGCTGTACGTCAGTGGCGAAGAGTCGGGCGCACAGATTGCCTTGCGCGCGCAGCGGCTCGGGCTTGGCGCGGCGGGCGAGGGCGGCGGCGAGCTGGACCTGCTCGCCGAAATTCAGCTGGAAAAAATTCTCGGCGCCATCGAATCGGAGAAACCGGATGTCGTGGTCATCGACTCGATTCAGACGATCTATTCCGAGGCGCTGACGTCGGCCCCCGGATCGGTGGCGCAGGTACGCGAGTGTGCCGCGCAGTTGACGCGCACGGCCAAGCAAAGCGGTGTCACCGTCATCATGGTCGGTCATGTGACGAAGGAGGGTAGCCTCGCCGGGCCGCGCGTGCTCGAACATATCGTCGATACGGTCTTGTACTTCGAGGGGGACACGCATTCGTCGTATCGTCTCGTTCGGGCGTTCAAGAATCGCTTTGGGGCCGTGAACGAGCTGGGCGTGTTCGCCATGACGGAGAAGGGACTGCGGGGGGTGGCCAATCCGTCTGCACTGTTCCTCTCGCAGCATGAGCAAAGTGTGCCGGGTTCCTGCGTGCTGGTCACACAGGAGGGCACGCGTCCGTTGCTCGTCGAGGTGCAGGCGCTGGTCGATACGGCGCAGGTGCCGAACCCCCGGCGCCTTGCCGTTGGGTTGGAGCAGAACCGTCTGGCGATGTTGCTTGCCGTGATGCATCGGCACGCGGGCATCGCCTGCTTCGATCAGGACGTGTTTCTGAACGCCGTTGGCGGTGTCAAGATCACCGAACCTGCAGCCGATCTGGCGGTGTTGCTGGCGATTCACTCGTCGCTGCGAAACAAGCCTTTGCCGCGCGGCATCGTGGCGTTCGGCGAGGTGGGGCTGGCGGGCGAAATCCGGCCGAGTCCGCGCGGTCAGGATCGCCTCAAGGAAGCCGCCAAACTTGGCTTCTCGATTGCGATCATTCCGAAAGCGAATGCGCCGAAACAGCCGATCGACGGACTGGAGGTGCATGCCGTCGACCGTCTTGAGCAAGCGATTTCCGTGGTCGCGGGGTTGTAGTCGAACCTGTGTCGCTGCGACTAGCGAGGACAAAGAAAAGCCCGGTTGGATGACCGGGTTTTTTTTTTGCTTGGCGCTCAAGTGTCTGGGTGCCCGAGCGAGCATGCGCTGTCATGCGTCGTCATGAGCACCTGGAAGC harbors:
- the radA gene encoding DNA repair protein RadA, translated to MAKAKTVYICTECGGQTPKWAGQCPNCNGWNTLVESVAETSTGHRYQALAKSTPVRKLAEIEASDVPRFSSGVGEFDRVLGGGLVAGGVVLIGGDPGIGKSTLLLQSLAHLARERRALYVSGEESGAQIALRAQRLGLGAAGEGGGELDLLAEIQLEKILGAIESEKPDVVVIDSIQTIYSEALTSAPGSVAQVRECAAQLTRTAKQSGVTVIMVGHVTKEGSLAGPRVLEHIVDTVLYFEGDTHSSYRLVRAFKNRFGAVNELGVFAMTEKGLRGVANPSALFLSQHEQSVPGSCVLVTQEGTRPLLVEVQALVDTAQVPNPRRLAVGLEQNRLAMLLAVMHRHAGIACFDQDVFLNAVGGVKITEPAADLAVLLAIHSSLRNKPLPRGIVAFGEVGLAGEIRPSPRGQDRLKEAAKLGFSIAIIPKANAPKQPIDGLEVHAVDRLEQAISVVAGL